Proteins from one Vespula vulgaris chromosome 23, iyVesVulg1.1, whole genome shotgun sequence genomic window:
- the LOC127071736 gene encoding fatty-acid amide hydrolase 2 isoform X3 translates to MPDIIIKMTTKHKNQKKMSSGRQILSLIHRFIEFIARGIFTLAAYIGGPAESQPPIKDLTLLHNATTLAFKIRNKQLSSEEVVRSYIDRIKEIQPILNCVVEERFEEALKEAKKCDEMLKSPNAPSVQVLAKEKPFLGVPFTTKDCIAVANMKQTAGLILRKDYVSEKDAEVIRLMRAAGAIPLASTNVSELAMWWEAHNRLYGTTRNPYNTRHIVGGSSGGEGCIQAAAGSPLGIGSDIGGSIRMPCFFNGIFGHKPSKGIVSNDGQYPSAHSDDQNQLLAIGPMCRHAQDMRPVLKVLADKNAEILNLDDKVDISKIQFYYMEDDGGQYFVSPVDQEIKCAMRKVVLHFEKAYKIKATKIHVRKFKKSIALWLANMTSKDNKDFSYELSNRNGNINILWEFVKWLMFLSNHTLIALLTATFERFGIKHGSEQYTKLIQESKDLYQEFKDILGEDGIFLYPTHPTAAPLHHEPLIKAFNFSYTAIINVLGLPATACPLGLNKQGLPIGIQVIGGLNQDRLTLAVAEEIEKGFGGWVPPLIVA, encoded by the exons ATGCCTGATATCATAATTAAG ATGACGACCAAgcataaaaatcaaaagaaaatgagtTCAGGAAGACAAATATTAAGTTTAATCCACCGTTTCATCGAGTTCATTGCTAGGGGTATATTCACGTTAGCAGCTTATATCGGTGGCCCTGCAGAATCTCAACCACCGATAAAGGATTTGACACTTTTACACAATGCGACCACATTAGCTTTTAAAATTAGGAATAAACAA TTATCTTCCGAAGAAGTAGTGAGGTCGTACATCGacagaataaaagaaattcagcCAATATTAAATTGCGTAGTAGAGGAACGCTTCGAGGAAGCGCTCAAGGAAGCTAAGAAATGCGATGAAATGTTGAAATCTCCCAATGCACCATCCGTACAAGTACTTGCCAAAGAAAAACCTTTCCTTGGTGTTCCCTTTACGACCAAG GATTGTATCGCTGTTGCTAATATGAAGCAAACGGCTGGTTTGATCCTCCGTAAAGATTATGTCTCCGAGAAAGATGCAGAAGTGATAAGACTGATGAGAGCGGCAGGAGCTATACCGTTGGCCTCGACCAATGTTTCGGAACTTGCAATGTGGTGGGAAGCACATAACCGTTTGTACGGTACCACCAGGAATCCGTACAACACAAG acaTATAGTAGGTGGTTCTTCCGGGGGTGAGGGCTGCATACAAGCAGCAGCTGGTTCGCCATTAGGAATAGGATCTGATATCGGTGGCTCTATTCGCATGCCATGCTTTTTCAATGGAATTTTTGGTCATAAACCTTCCAAAg GTATTGTCTCAAACGACGGTCAATATCCAAGTGCCCACAGCGATGATCAAAATCAATTGCTTGCAATAGGTCCTATGTGTAGACACGCACAGGATATGAGACCTGTTCTCAAAGTACTCGCCGATAAGAACGCAGAGATATTGAATTTAGATGATAAAGTCGACATTTCGAAGATCCAg TTTTATTACATGGAGGACGACGGAGGACAATACTTTGTGTCCCCTGTAgatcaagaaataaaatgcGCTATGAGAAAAGTCGTGCTTCACTTTGAAAaagcatataaaataaaagctaCGAAAATACACGtacgaaaatttaaaaaaagcaTTGCTCTATGGTTAGCAAATATGACGTCTAAAGATAACAAAGATTTTTCGTACGAATTATCCAACAGGaatggaaatataaatattttatgggAATTTGTTAAGTGGTTAATGTTCCTAAGTAATCATACATTAATTGCTCTTCTAACTGCAACATTTGAGAGGTTTGGTATAAAACATGGGAGTGAGCAATACACAAAACTTATACAAGAAAGTAAAGACCTTTACCAAGAATTCAAG GATATTTTGGGGGAAGACGGTATTTTCTTGTATCCAACTCATCCCACGGCAGCTCCGTTGCATCACGAGCCGCTTATAAAAGCATTTAACTTTTCGTACACCGCAATTATCAATGTTTTGGGCTTGCCGGCTACAGCATGTCCATTAGGATTAAATAAGCAAGGACTTCCTATAGGCATACAG GTTATCGGTGGTTTAAATCAAGATCGTTTGACGCTTGCCGTTGCCGAGGAAATTGAAAAAGGATTTGGAGGCTGGGTTCCTCCGCTTATCGTAGCTTAA
- the LOC127071736 gene encoding fatty-acid amide hydrolase 2 isoform X4, whose product MTTKHKNQKKMSSGRQILSLIHRFIEFIARGIFTLAAYIGGPAESQPPIKDLTLLHNATTLAFKIRNKQLSSEEVVRSYIDRIKEIQPILNCVVEERFEEALKEAKKCDEMLKSPNAPSVQVLAKEKPFLGVPFTTKDCIAVANMKQTAGLILRKDYVSEKDAEVIRLMRAAGAIPLASTNVSELAMWWEAHNRLYGTTRNPYNTRHIVGGSSGGEGCIQAAAGSPLGIGSDIGGSIRMPCFFNGIFGHKPSKGIVSNDGQYPSAHSDDQNQLLAIGPMCRHAQDMRPVLKVLADKNAEILNLDDKVDISKIQFYYMEDDGGQYFVSPVDQEIKCAMRKVVLHFEKAYKIKATKIHVRKFKKSIALWLANMTSKDNKDFSYELSNRNGNINILWEFVKWLMFLSNHTLIALLTATFERFGIKHGSEQYTKLIQESKDLYQEFKDILGEDGIFLYPTHPTAAPLHHEPLIKAFNFSYTAIINVLGLPATACPLGLNKQGLPIGIQVIGGLNQDRLTLAVAEEIEKGFGGWVPPLIVA is encoded by the exons ATGACGACCAAgcataaaaatcaaaagaaaatgagtTCAGGAAGACAAATATTAAGTTTAATCCACCGTTTCATCGAGTTCATTGCTAGGGGTATATTCACGTTAGCAGCTTATATCGGTGGCCCTGCAGAATCTCAACCACCGATAAAGGATTTGACACTTTTACACAATGCGACCACATTAGCTTTTAAAATTAGGAATAAACAA TTATCTTCCGAAGAAGTAGTGAGGTCGTACATCGacagaataaaagaaattcagcCAATATTAAATTGCGTAGTAGAGGAACGCTTCGAGGAAGCGCTCAAGGAAGCTAAGAAATGCGATGAAATGTTGAAATCTCCCAATGCACCATCCGTACAAGTACTTGCCAAAGAAAAACCTTTCCTTGGTGTTCCCTTTACGACCAAG GATTGTATCGCTGTTGCTAATATGAAGCAAACGGCTGGTTTGATCCTCCGTAAAGATTATGTCTCCGAGAAAGATGCAGAAGTGATAAGACTGATGAGAGCGGCAGGAGCTATACCGTTGGCCTCGACCAATGTTTCGGAACTTGCAATGTGGTGGGAAGCACATAACCGTTTGTACGGTACCACCAGGAATCCGTACAACACAAG acaTATAGTAGGTGGTTCTTCCGGGGGTGAGGGCTGCATACAAGCAGCAGCTGGTTCGCCATTAGGAATAGGATCTGATATCGGTGGCTCTATTCGCATGCCATGCTTTTTCAATGGAATTTTTGGTCATAAACCTTCCAAAg GTATTGTCTCAAACGACGGTCAATATCCAAGTGCCCACAGCGATGATCAAAATCAATTGCTTGCAATAGGTCCTATGTGTAGACACGCACAGGATATGAGACCTGTTCTCAAAGTACTCGCCGATAAGAACGCAGAGATATTGAATTTAGATGATAAAGTCGACATTTCGAAGATCCAg TTTTATTACATGGAGGACGACGGAGGACAATACTTTGTGTCCCCTGTAgatcaagaaataaaatgcGCTATGAGAAAAGTCGTGCTTCACTTTGAAAaagcatataaaataaaagctaCGAAAATACACGtacgaaaatttaaaaaaagcaTTGCTCTATGGTTAGCAAATATGACGTCTAAAGATAACAAAGATTTTTCGTACGAATTATCCAACAGGaatggaaatataaatattttatgggAATTTGTTAAGTGGTTAATGTTCCTAAGTAATCATACATTAATTGCTCTTCTAACTGCAACATTTGAGAGGTTTGGTATAAAACATGGGAGTGAGCAATACACAAAACTTATACAAGAAAGTAAAGACCTTTACCAAGAATTCAAG GATATTTTGGGGGAAGACGGTATTTTCTTGTATCCAACTCATCCCACGGCAGCTCCGTTGCATCACGAGCCGCTTATAAAAGCATTTAACTTTTCGTACACCGCAATTATCAATGTTTTGGGCTTGCCGGCTACAGCATGTCCATTAGGATTAAATAAGCAAGGACTTCCTATAGGCATACAG GTTATCGGTGGTTTAAATCAAGATCGTTTGACGCTTGCCGTTGCCGAGGAAATTGAAAAAGGATTTGGAGGCTGGGTTCCTCCGCTTATCGTAGCTTAA
- the LOC127071736 gene encoding fatty-acid amide hydrolase 2 isoform X2, translating into MENIISKKMTTKHKNQKKMSSGRQILSLIHRFIEFIARGIFTLAAYIGGPAESQPPIKDLTLLHNATTLAFKIRNKQLSSEEVVRSYIDRIKEIQPILNCVVEERFEEALKEAKKCDEMLKSPNAPSVQVLAKEKPFLGVPFTTKDCIAVANMKQTAGLILRKDYVSEKDAEVIRLMRAAGAIPLASTNVSELAMWWEAHNRLYGTTRNPYNTRHIVGGSSGGEGCIQAAAGSPLGIGSDIGGSIRMPCFFNGIFGHKPSKGIVSNDGQYPSAHSDDQNQLLAIGPMCRHAQDMRPVLKVLADKNAEILNLDDKVDISKIQFYYMEDDGGQYFVSPVDQEIKCAMRKVVLHFEKAYKIKATKIHVRKFKKSIALWLANMTSKDNKDFSYELSNRNGNINILWEFVKWLMFLSNHTLIALLTATFERFGIKHGSEQYTKLIQESKDLYQEFKDILGEDGIFLYPTHPTAAPLHHEPLIKAFNFSYTAIINVLGLPATACPLGLNKQGLPIGIQVIGGLNQDRLTLAVAEEIEKGFGGWVPPLIVA; encoded by the exons ATGGAGAATATAATTAGCAAAAAG ATGACGACCAAgcataaaaatcaaaagaaaatgagtTCAGGAAGACAAATATTAAGTTTAATCCACCGTTTCATCGAGTTCATTGCTAGGGGTATATTCACGTTAGCAGCTTATATCGGTGGCCCTGCAGAATCTCAACCACCGATAAAGGATTTGACACTTTTACACAATGCGACCACATTAGCTTTTAAAATTAGGAATAAACAA TTATCTTCCGAAGAAGTAGTGAGGTCGTACATCGacagaataaaagaaattcagcCAATATTAAATTGCGTAGTAGAGGAACGCTTCGAGGAAGCGCTCAAGGAAGCTAAGAAATGCGATGAAATGTTGAAATCTCCCAATGCACCATCCGTACAAGTACTTGCCAAAGAAAAACCTTTCCTTGGTGTTCCCTTTACGACCAAG GATTGTATCGCTGTTGCTAATATGAAGCAAACGGCTGGTTTGATCCTCCGTAAAGATTATGTCTCCGAGAAAGATGCAGAAGTGATAAGACTGATGAGAGCGGCAGGAGCTATACCGTTGGCCTCGACCAATGTTTCGGAACTTGCAATGTGGTGGGAAGCACATAACCGTTTGTACGGTACCACCAGGAATCCGTACAACACAAG acaTATAGTAGGTGGTTCTTCCGGGGGTGAGGGCTGCATACAAGCAGCAGCTGGTTCGCCATTAGGAATAGGATCTGATATCGGTGGCTCTATTCGCATGCCATGCTTTTTCAATGGAATTTTTGGTCATAAACCTTCCAAAg GTATTGTCTCAAACGACGGTCAATATCCAAGTGCCCACAGCGATGATCAAAATCAATTGCTTGCAATAGGTCCTATGTGTAGACACGCACAGGATATGAGACCTGTTCTCAAAGTACTCGCCGATAAGAACGCAGAGATATTGAATTTAGATGATAAAGTCGACATTTCGAAGATCCAg TTTTATTACATGGAGGACGACGGAGGACAATACTTTGTGTCCCCTGTAgatcaagaaataaaatgcGCTATGAGAAAAGTCGTGCTTCACTTTGAAAaagcatataaaataaaagctaCGAAAATACACGtacgaaaatttaaaaaaagcaTTGCTCTATGGTTAGCAAATATGACGTCTAAAGATAACAAAGATTTTTCGTACGAATTATCCAACAGGaatggaaatataaatattttatgggAATTTGTTAAGTGGTTAATGTTCCTAAGTAATCATACATTAATTGCTCTTCTAACTGCAACATTTGAGAGGTTTGGTATAAAACATGGGAGTGAGCAATACACAAAACTTATACAAGAAAGTAAAGACCTTTACCAAGAATTCAAG GATATTTTGGGGGAAGACGGTATTTTCTTGTATCCAACTCATCCCACGGCAGCTCCGTTGCATCACGAGCCGCTTATAAAAGCATTTAACTTTTCGTACACCGCAATTATCAATGTTTTGGGCTTGCCGGCTACAGCATGTCCATTAGGATTAAATAAGCAAGGACTTCCTATAGGCATACAG GTTATCGGTGGTTTAAATCAAGATCGTTTGACGCTTGCCGTTGCCGAGGAAATTGAAAAAGGATTTGGAGGCTGGGTTCCTCCGCTTATCGTAGCTTAA
- the LOC127071736 gene encoding fatty-acid amide hydrolase 2 isoform X1: MHVRNCRTIHEIVVRRLIGQTSKVEGINDSTKTHVKSFTWDVDLSTNERRRKVFTIDCNFEMTTKHKNQKKMSSGRQILSLIHRFIEFIARGIFTLAAYIGGPAESQPPIKDLTLLHNATTLAFKIRNKQLSSEEVVRSYIDRIKEIQPILNCVVEERFEEALKEAKKCDEMLKSPNAPSVQVLAKEKPFLGVPFTTKDCIAVANMKQTAGLILRKDYVSEKDAEVIRLMRAAGAIPLASTNVSELAMWWEAHNRLYGTTRNPYNTRHIVGGSSGGEGCIQAAAGSPLGIGSDIGGSIRMPCFFNGIFGHKPSKGIVSNDGQYPSAHSDDQNQLLAIGPMCRHAQDMRPVLKVLADKNAEILNLDDKVDISKIQFYYMEDDGGQYFVSPVDQEIKCAMRKVVLHFEKAYKIKATKIHVRKFKKSIALWLANMTSKDNKDFSYELSNRNGNINILWEFVKWLMFLSNHTLIALLTATFERFGIKHGSEQYTKLIQESKDLYQEFKDILGEDGIFLYPTHPTAAPLHHEPLIKAFNFSYTAIINVLGLPATACPLGLNKQGLPIGIQVIGGLNQDRLTLAVAEEIEKGFGGWVPPLIVA; encoded by the exons atgcacGTACGGAATTGTCGAACGATTCACGAAATCGTTGTGCGCCGATTAATCGGGCAAACGAGCAAAGTCGAAGGAATAAACGACTCGACGAAAACGCACGTGAAGAGTTTTACGTGGGACGTTGATCTGTCGACGAACGAACGGCGCCGCAAAGTGTTCACGATCGACTGTAATTTTGAG ATGACGACCAAgcataaaaatcaaaagaaaatgagtTCAGGAAGACAAATATTAAGTTTAATCCACCGTTTCATCGAGTTCATTGCTAGGGGTATATTCACGTTAGCAGCTTATATCGGTGGCCCTGCAGAATCTCAACCACCGATAAAGGATTTGACACTTTTACACAATGCGACCACATTAGCTTTTAAAATTAGGAATAAACAA TTATCTTCCGAAGAAGTAGTGAGGTCGTACATCGacagaataaaagaaattcagcCAATATTAAATTGCGTAGTAGAGGAACGCTTCGAGGAAGCGCTCAAGGAAGCTAAGAAATGCGATGAAATGTTGAAATCTCCCAATGCACCATCCGTACAAGTACTTGCCAAAGAAAAACCTTTCCTTGGTGTTCCCTTTACGACCAAG GATTGTATCGCTGTTGCTAATATGAAGCAAACGGCTGGTTTGATCCTCCGTAAAGATTATGTCTCCGAGAAAGATGCAGAAGTGATAAGACTGATGAGAGCGGCAGGAGCTATACCGTTGGCCTCGACCAATGTTTCGGAACTTGCAATGTGGTGGGAAGCACATAACCGTTTGTACGGTACCACCAGGAATCCGTACAACACAAG acaTATAGTAGGTGGTTCTTCCGGGGGTGAGGGCTGCATACAAGCAGCAGCTGGTTCGCCATTAGGAATAGGATCTGATATCGGTGGCTCTATTCGCATGCCATGCTTTTTCAATGGAATTTTTGGTCATAAACCTTCCAAAg GTATTGTCTCAAACGACGGTCAATATCCAAGTGCCCACAGCGATGATCAAAATCAATTGCTTGCAATAGGTCCTATGTGTAGACACGCACAGGATATGAGACCTGTTCTCAAAGTACTCGCCGATAAGAACGCAGAGATATTGAATTTAGATGATAAAGTCGACATTTCGAAGATCCAg TTTTATTACATGGAGGACGACGGAGGACAATACTTTGTGTCCCCTGTAgatcaagaaataaaatgcGCTATGAGAAAAGTCGTGCTTCACTTTGAAAaagcatataaaataaaagctaCGAAAATACACGtacgaaaatttaaaaaaagcaTTGCTCTATGGTTAGCAAATATGACGTCTAAAGATAACAAAGATTTTTCGTACGAATTATCCAACAGGaatggaaatataaatattttatgggAATTTGTTAAGTGGTTAATGTTCCTAAGTAATCATACATTAATTGCTCTTCTAACTGCAACATTTGAGAGGTTTGGTATAAAACATGGGAGTGAGCAATACACAAAACTTATACAAGAAAGTAAAGACCTTTACCAAGAATTCAAG GATATTTTGGGGGAAGACGGTATTTTCTTGTATCCAACTCATCCCACGGCAGCTCCGTTGCATCACGAGCCGCTTATAAAAGCATTTAACTTTTCGTACACCGCAATTATCAATGTTTTGGGCTTGCCGGCTACAGCATGTCCATTAGGATTAAATAAGCAAGGACTTCCTATAGGCATACAG GTTATCGGTGGTTTAAATCAAGATCGTTTGACGCTTGCCGTTGCCGAGGAAATTGAAAAAGGATTTGGAGGCTGGGTTCCTCCGCTTATCGTAGCTTAA
- the LOC127071736 gene encoding fatty-acid amide hydrolase 2 isoform X5 gives MHVRNCRTIHEIVVRRLIGQTSKVEGINDSTKTHVKSFTWDVDLSTNERRRKVFTIDCNFEMTTKHKNQKKMSSGRQILSLIHRFIEFIARGIFTLAAYIGGPAESQPPIKDLTLLHNATTLAFKIRNKQLSSEEVVRSYIDRIKEIQPILNCVVEERFEEALKEAKKCDEMLKSPNAPSVQVLAKEKPFLGVPFTTKDCIAVANMKQTAGLILRKDYVSEKDAEVIRLMRAAGAIPLASTNVSELAMWWEAHNRLYGTTRNPYNTRHIVGGSSGGEGCIQAAAGSPLGIGSDIGGSIRMPCFFNGIFGHKPSKGIVSNDGQYPSAHSDDQNQLLAIGPMCRHAQDMRPVLKVLADKNAEILNLDDKVDISKIQFYYMEDDGGQYFVSPVDQEIKCAMRKVVLHFEKAYKIKATKIHVRKFKKSIALWLANMTSKDNKDFSYELSNRNGNINILWEFVKWLMFLSNHTLIALLTATFERFGIKHGSEQYTKLIQERIEKNLFCVYISTYNESTPITC, from the exons atgcacGTACGGAATTGTCGAACGATTCACGAAATCGTTGTGCGCCGATTAATCGGGCAAACGAGCAAAGTCGAAGGAATAAACGACTCGACGAAAACGCACGTGAAGAGTTTTACGTGGGACGTTGATCTGTCGACGAACGAACGGCGCCGCAAAGTGTTCACGATCGACTGTAATTTTGAG ATGACGACCAAgcataaaaatcaaaagaaaatgagtTCAGGAAGACAAATATTAAGTTTAATCCACCGTTTCATCGAGTTCATTGCTAGGGGTATATTCACGTTAGCAGCTTATATCGGTGGCCCTGCAGAATCTCAACCACCGATAAAGGATTTGACACTTTTACACAATGCGACCACATTAGCTTTTAAAATTAGGAATAAACAA TTATCTTCCGAAGAAGTAGTGAGGTCGTACATCGacagaataaaagaaattcagcCAATATTAAATTGCGTAGTAGAGGAACGCTTCGAGGAAGCGCTCAAGGAAGCTAAGAAATGCGATGAAATGTTGAAATCTCCCAATGCACCATCCGTACAAGTACTTGCCAAAGAAAAACCTTTCCTTGGTGTTCCCTTTACGACCAAG GATTGTATCGCTGTTGCTAATATGAAGCAAACGGCTGGTTTGATCCTCCGTAAAGATTATGTCTCCGAGAAAGATGCAGAAGTGATAAGACTGATGAGAGCGGCAGGAGCTATACCGTTGGCCTCGACCAATGTTTCGGAACTTGCAATGTGGTGGGAAGCACATAACCGTTTGTACGGTACCACCAGGAATCCGTACAACACAAG acaTATAGTAGGTGGTTCTTCCGGGGGTGAGGGCTGCATACAAGCAGCAGCTGGTTCGCCATTAGGAATAGGATCTGATATCGGTGGCTCTATTCGCATGCCATGCTTTTTCAATGGAATTTTTGGTCATAAACCTTCCAAAg GTATTGTCTCAAACGACGGTCAATATCCAAGTGCCCACAGCGATGATCAAAATCAATTGCTTGCAATAGGTCCTATGTGTAGACACGCACAGGATATGAGACCTGTTCTCAAAGTACTCGCCGATAAGAACGCAGAGATATTGAATTTAGATGATAAAGTCGACATTTCGAAGATCCAg TTTTATTACATGGAGGACGACGGAGGACAATACTTTGTGTCCCCTGTAgatcaagaaataaaatgcGCTATGAGAAAAGTCGTGCTTCACTTTGAAAaagcatataaaataaaagctaCGAAAATACACGtacgaaaatttaaaaaaagcaTTGCTCTATGGTTAGCAAATATGACGTCTAAAGATAACAAAGATTTTTCGTACGAATTATCCAACAGGaatggaaatataaatattttatgggAATTTGTTAAGTGGTTAATGTTCCTAAGTAATCATACATTAATTGCTCTTCTAACTGCAACATTTGAGAGGTTTGGTATAAAACATGGGAGTGAGCAATACACAAAACTTATACAAGAAA GAATCGAGAAAAATCTATTCTGTGTCTACATTTCTACGTATAACGAATCCACGCCTATAACTTGTTAG